From the genome of Trichomycterus rosablanca isolate fTriRos1 chromosome 18, fTriRos1.hap1, whole genome shotgun sequence:
CAGAGCTGAGTTGCCATGTTGTGTTTATTTAGCTGGTGTAGCTACAGGGATTTAGCAGACACGCCCTCCCTGACCCCCGGCGCCTGCGTCGGCATCACCGGGCGGGTTCGGTTCGGCTGGTTCTGAAGCTCCAGCAGAATCTGATGACGTCTCCTTTCTGTCCTCGCCGTCGGTCTCCTGTGTGCAGACCCTGGAGGTGGACGGGGTGTGGTGCTGCCCCCTGCCCCCCTCAGCAGCCTCAGACCTGCTCTGAATCCAGCTGTGCTGGAGTATCTGCTGGACCGTGAACCTGAGCACGGTGTTGGGGTGCAGGAGGTTGTAGATCAGATCCCTGCACTCGCTGGGAACCGTTGTGGTCTGTGGGATGTCGATTTGGTGCGCGTTCTGTGCCCTCACCATGGTCTTGATGTTGGAGTCGTCGAAGGGCATGgagccccacagcatgatgtaGAGTACCACGCCCATGCTCCATACGTCAGACACTTTGGGGTTGTACGGGATCGCCTGCAGGACCTCGGGGGCGGCGTAGGCCAACGAGCCACAGAAAGTCATGCTCAGCACCATCCGACCGTACTGGTACTTCAACCTTTTACTGAAGTCAAAGTCTGAGACCTTCAGGTTAAAGTTCTTGTCCAGTAGGAGGTTCTCACACTTCAGATCACGGTGCCCGATGTCCTGGTCATGCAGGTACTCCATGGCAAGCGTGAGCTGGCAGAAGAGCTTTTTGGCAAATTTCTCGGGCAGGGCTCCTCTCAGCTTGATTAAATCCAGCAAGTCACCCTGTGCACCCAGCTCCATCACGATAAACACCCTGTCACTCGTCCTGAAGATCTCAAAGGTACGGACCACGTTCTGGTGGTTGAGTGAAGACAGGATATCCAGCTCTCTGGGCAGGAACCTCTCCAGGAAGGGCTTTGGCGCGTTGTGCTGGTTGATGATCTTGACAGCGACGTTCATCTTCAGCTGCTTTGAATAAGCAGACCAGACCTTGGCGTAGGAACCCTGACCCAGGCTGATGCCCATGGTGTAGCCTCGCCTGCTTAGTATCAGAGCCACCTTCTCCATCACTTCCTAAACGTGGCACGTGGACCAGAGCTCTGAGTTTATCTGCTCATCTGATCGTCTCTGCTGCACACTGGAAGCTGCTGGGTTTAGAactttatgacatcataatgtgAGGAGCTTCTGCTCAGCTCCAGCTCAGTGTCAAACGctttcaaatgtaaacacattacAAACCACTAAACCTGCTCTCTCTAAACATGCTTTTAACATCAGAGTGCCtgtgtatggccaaaagtatttggacacctgatcatgagcttgtcgtGTCTCTCATTCACAGCTGGAATCAttccctttatatgattgatttattacagctgttagtaaCTGCTGTATCTGAAACATGAATTCAGTAGTTAGAAGATAAggacgtcccaatacttttgtacatgtagtgtgtttgtgtatgtgacaTGAAAAAGTCTTTGCCCCCCCCCTCCAGTTTAAGTTTTTGAGTCTCACAAatttaaaatcaacaaaaaacAACCTGACTGACCTcaaaatatcatttatttaggAATGTAATCAGTAATTTATTTACTCATCATTAACCAAGTGTAATTAATAAGTGGGTTTTATTAGATAGGGGACACAGACATGATTCCTGCAGCCGTACTGAATCTGTTCATCACATCAATAAAATCTTGTCAGCAGTGTGATGAGGCTAAAaggtaaagaaaataaattcaaAATGAAATGACAAAGTTAttaagtacactatattgccaaaagaatTGGGACAGTCATTATTAAATTCATGTATTTCAGCCACTAACATATACAACAACACTACAAAtcatataaagaaaatgatctGTTTCAGACTGAGGCAAAAATGTAGGGagaatgtatatactgtacattactgactgtagtccatctgtttctctacatactttttaaccccctttcaccctgttcttcaatggtcaggacccccacagagcaggtattatttaggtggtggatgattctcagcactgcagtgacactgacatggtggtggtgtgttagtgtgtgttgtgctggtatgagtggatcagacacagcagtgctgctggagtttttaaatactgtgtccactcactgtccactctattagacactcctacctagtcggtccaccttgtagatgtaaagtcagagacgatcgctcatctattgctgctgtttgagtcggtcatcttctaaaccttcatcagtgctcccaggacgctgcccacggggcactgttggctggatatttttggttggtggactattctcagtccagcagtgacagtgaggtgtttaaaaactccaacagcgctgctgtgtctgatccactcataccagcaccatgtcagtgtcactgcagtgctcagaatcatccaccacctaaataatacctgctctgtggtggtcatgtgggggtcctgaccattgaagaacagggtgaaagggggtaacaaagcatgtagagaaacagatggactacagtcagcaattgtagaactacaaagtgcttctacagtagtgttcaaaaaaatagcagtgattttaaaaaagtgaataaagcacaaaatcattataataacttttatttccataaatgcaaatgcactgaaaatactccactttcaattctaaatcaaaacattaacaacatttagccagtttgtgttcatcctttacagaaagttaagaaaaatgaatattaggctgttcaaaaaaatagcagtgcagcatttttctttaaaaactcaaaaaatgtatctataacatgaaaatgtttgaggtttcactttactttaaattactgaactaatatttagtggcataacaattgtttccgagatctgtgttgcatggagtcgaccaacttctggctcctctgaacaggtattccagtccaggatgattagacgacattccacagttcttctgcaattttgggttttgcctcaaaaaaacgtgtttcagatttcagcccacaagttctctatgggattgaagtcaggggattgggctggtcactctattacctcaatcttgtttgtctgt
Proteins encoded in this window:
- the LOC134332508 gene encoding testis-specific serine/threonine-protein kinase 1-like, translating into MEKVALILSRRGYTMGISLGQGSYAKVWSAYSKQLKMNVAVKIINQHNAPKPFLERFLPRELDILSSLNHQNVVRTFEIFRTSDRVFIVMELGAQGDLLDLIKLRGALPEKFAKKLFCQLTLAMEYLHDQDIGHRDLKCENLLLDKNFNLKVSDFDFSKRLKYQYGRMVLSMTFCGSLAYAAPEVLQAIPYNPKVSDVWSMGVVLYIMLWGSMPFDDSNIKTMVRAQNAHQIDIPQTTTVPSECRDLIYNLLHPNTVLRFTVQQILQHSWIQSRSEAAEGGRGQHHTPSTSRVCTQETDGEDRKETSSDSAGASEPAEPNPPGDADAGAGGQGGRVC